In Castor canadensis chromosome 6, mCasCan1.hap1v2, whole genome shotgun sequence, the genomic window aaaaaaaattatttcaagccatgtgtggtggcacatgcctgcagtGTCAACACTTGGGAGAACTAAGCAGGAaggtcttgagtttgaggccagtctgagctgcgtggactttttttttttaatactaaacAAATACCTATTTTAACTGCCAAACTATGGAGAAATTATACAACTAAAAAAACTTTCCAAAGAAGGATGATGACATCAGGAAAGTATTATTATGACAAGCAAGAAATGTAAATCCATGAAATCCAGCTGAGTTACACAgacttttctaaaataaaaaaaaagtagtaattgTGTTTCACTAAGTATTAACTTATGTGAGGACATGCTTACATTAAAATGTTAAGGGAAAAACCAGTATGTAAAACTCCACACCACATTATCTCACatctgaagtgtgtgtgtgtgtgtgtgtgtgtgtgtgtgtgtgtgtaaaaccaaaatttaaatcaaaatagTGGCTTTTTCCAGGTGACGGGTTTGGGTAATTTTGACTCCTCTTTTAtgcttttctagattttccaaacTTTTGTTAATAACAGGACTGCTGTGACCTTCAGAAAGATTTAGGCTAACAAGTATCTAAAGTGCTGAAATAAAATCAATACCAGAATTTCCAAGAACGGGAATAATAAGTCAGGAAGTGTgaatggaaaatatttggagaaaaaccATTATCTCAAGGGTTGGGCATAGAGGAAAGATATTCAGGCTAGAAGAGGAAGTATCTAAAACTGAATGTTCTGGACCCCAATGCGCCCTGCTTCCTACTTTGATGTATGTCAGACATCCTTAGGCAATTTTCTGACAAATATCTTTGGAATTTTCTGTAGACTGCAACATTCAGATAAGGACCTGATATGttcagagaaaatgagaaaagctcTGAAGACAACATCTAATCTCTGGACTGGAGAATTTCAAAGGTGAATATGGAAAAAAGGGCAaaaagagctttttaattttttttaaacaataacctcaaaaagtgTATTGCTTCATGGCAGGCTGTCCTGGGCAGGGCCTATCAGCAGCACCAGATGAGCCTGACAGAGACCCACCTTGCAGGGGCAAGGCCTCGGCTGCCTGCACGCGCCAATCTCATTACTCACAATGGAAGCCTGAGGCTGCTGATAATGGCACTGGTCCCCTAGCACAGAACACAGCATGCTTTTTCCTGCCTTCCTGGGAAGGTCAAGGGTGAACTGCACAGCCTGGCCCCTAACAGGCTGTTGCAATTCCCTTGAACATAGACGAGATCAgggctttttcatttttaatcggAAACTAACTTGGGGTCACGTTGGAAATCCTTATTTGGCACATGCACCTGACTATCTCACACAGATTCCAACTTTGCAAAAGAGCTGGAGTTGATTTCTCCCCTCGGGAAAGTAATTGGTCGTCAGCAGAAGGCTCAGCACAGACAGGAGCAGCGAAGGTTCCTGCTGAGCCTCAGTCAAGGAAGAACTCAAGAGTTTTGGGATGAGGCTGCAAGGGCAAAGGCGAGCTTTTCACAACAGCACACGCTGCCCAGTGATCAGCAGATGCAAGAGGATTCTTCTGCCAGGTACTGCAGTGGGCAGCCCTGCGATGAGGGCCTGGCTCCTGCGAGGGCAGCTGcccctcctgctgctgctgtgtgGCCTGCAGACACCCATGGGGAGCACTGAGGTAGGGGCATTTGAGAGCCGATCTCTGCATGATCAACACTCCAGTCGGACTCTCACCTGGGGACAACCTAAATGACGTCTAAACCTTAGCACTAGGATCTAACTGCATTCAAACATTTTAGTAAGTAATGTTAGTGAAGAGTATTGAAAGCAattattaaaaatgagaattctTTATAGTTTATAAAGTTGGCATTACAGAACCTAGAGGAACAGAATTATTATCTTGATTCTccataataattaaaatactgTTTGCATAATacaaataatgcaaaataaacCAAGTCTCTTTGGCTTTAAACTGTATCATACAGACCAACTCAAGttataatattctattttaaagatCCATATATAGAAAATAACCTAATGTTGAGAGTCTACAGAGTACATATTTGAGACTTAGTAATATATTAACAGGGGTTTGGGGTTCATCATGAGCTTTTGACAGAACATGCTATTACTGGTTTGCTTTGCTTAAATAGACTCTGTAGACCTACTTTTAAATCtactttaaagaattattttttaaaatcatttaatcaGCCTTAGAATTTCATTCTAGTTTATGCACAGCTAAATGATATTTCATCATAAACCACACAGTAAAAATACCAAATTGTATGGTTTTTAGTTTCAATTCCAACATCCTTTACATTCAGTGGAATCTCATCTGtgaatgagtactgttttttgaAAAGCACCATTTCTTTGCCAGGAAAGAAATGTCCATTTGAATTGAGATAATTCAAATAAGGCTcgtgggctggtggaatagctcgagcagtaagagtgtctgcctgccttacaagtggaaggccctgagttcaaaccccagtgctgccaaaaaaataaaataaggctcTAAATGATGGAATGATAATACTTAGTGAACCCCTAATTTCAGTACAGCACACACTAAATGGTGGCAAGTAACATTCAATTGGCTACCAATTAGAAAAGAATGTCTTTTTCACTCTTCATTTCCAAGAGGAGGCACTTTCCTAGATACACCCTCAACCACTGTCCTACCGTCCACTCACTCTGCTCCCCTGGAGGTGGACAAATTACTTGGCTGGTAATACCTTGAAGAAGAGCTGGATTTTCTGACTTGGGCTGTGCTCTTCTTCCTCCTGGGAGTTGGTTAGCCTCATAGCAAAGGGCATGTTTCTGTTCCTCCAAAGATAAGAACTTAACCTGGGAGGCCTCCATCTAGTACTGCTTGCTACTGAATGACCAAACCTACCTACACTTAACAACCTGCTTGCCCTCAGACCTAAAGATATGTGCTCCAACACAGCCTCGTTCACTAAGAAAACTCTTACTTTGGACTTCACATTtacttttttccctcatttttttcagaatctggGAAGACAAGGGGGTTATTTACTGGAGTCCCCCCTTGCCTAACGTTACTCAGCACTCAAGGTTTTTCTCCAATACAGCTCAAAAATGTAATATAGGTTTTAGGCATTCATAAAAAAGACATTCCTAAAACAGTcatgagagaattaaaaaaaaaaaagggaggaaagtacaggaaaccaaaaatataattaaaatataaggtTAATTGATTTTGTTTCTTCCAAGTACTCAATATGGAAAAACACTGTGATTTCAGTGACACAAAAAGGGATACTTCCTCACTTTCAGTAATAGTTATCAAACTAAATTCAATCTCTAGCACAGGTCATTGATGTAAGAATGATGTGGGAATCATTACAGTGAATGAAGTATAATGATTCTGAGTAAAACTCACTTCAGTTAATATTGGTTTTGAGAAGTCTTGGATTTATAGATTATAGCAAATCTGCTATCACACTTTCCATCTCATTGAAATAACTAgatcaagatttttattttttacttataggTTACGATTAAAATCGACATTGACCTGGCACCAGATTCCTTTGATGATCAGTACCAAGGCTGTAGCAAACAGGTCCTGGAGAAGCTAAATCAAGGAGATTATTTCACAAAGGAACTGGAAGCCCGTAAGAATTACTCCAGAGTGTGGCAAAAAGCCCACCTAACCTGGCTGAGCCAAGAAAAAGATGTCCCCAAGGACATGACAATTACACATGCTGTGGTCCTCCTGGTTTACACGTTGAATAGCAATGTGCGCGCGGACTTTTCTGAGACCATGGCCAGTGCTGCTAGGTCTCCACAGCAATACAAACAATCATTCCACTTCAAGTATCTCCACTACTACCTGACCTCAGCAATCCAGCTGCTGAGAAAAGAGATGATCATGAAGAATGGCAGTCTGTGTTACGAGGTGCACCACGGGATGAAGGATGTCCACTTTAAAGCCAACATAGGGGCCACCATTCGATTTGGCCAGTTCCTCTCCACCTCCCTCCTAAGAGAAGAGGCACAGAAATTTGGAAGTCAAACGCTATTTACCATATTCACCTGCCTGGGTGTACCTGTACAAAACTTCTCCCTCAAGAAGGAAGTCTTGATCCCTCCCTATGAACTGTTTGAAGTCGTAAACGTGAGCTACCACACAAAGGGAGATTGGTTACACTTGCGGTCAGCTGGGAACATGAGCACATATAACTGCCAGCTGCTGAAAGGTAATCTTGCTGTAAACTGGATCCACTCTTATCAGAATCATAGACCACTACTTTTTTATGAAAgttacttttattttgctttagggtgggaaaacaagagcaaaaacaGGGAAACTGGCCTCCAGTGATAGTAAACCTGATGGGTTAAAGAAAAGCTACTTTTTATATGCCTtgttttcccctttctccttGTCTCTTCAACTACCTCTAGAAAGATGAGTTTTTGCACTGGCACTACAGTTGGCCCTTATCCATGGGCCATGTTCCAAGACACGCAGTGGATGCCTGAAAACCACAGATATACCAACCATAAAATAGTAGGCTTTTTCCTGTACAAACATTCCCATGATAAAAATTAATTAGAACAAAGCAAAAGTTATATAAATGTGCACTCCCTCTTGCtcactttcttctctcctcagaATATCGTACTGTACTctgctcctccttcttcttgtGATGATGTGAGATGATACAATCCCTGTGTGATGAAATGAAGTGAAGTGAACAACCTAGGCATTGTGATGCAGGGTTGGCACACCGcgtaagggttacttgaacacaaacaCTGTGACCTGACGGTTGATCTCGTAACTGAGATAGACATGAAGTGACTAATGTACAGGTAGCACAGACCATGTAGAAACTCTGGACAAAGGGATAATTCATGTCCCAGCTGAGATGGAATGGGACCACACAAGATTTCACCATGCTACTCAGAATAATGCACAATTTAAAACCTACAAATTATGCATTTCCGTAATTTTTTCCATGTCAAATTTTCAGACCATAGTTGATTAGGTAACAaatcacagaaagtgaaactagaCATAAGACAGGATTGCTGTATGCATGGGAAATTCTAGACAAACACAGTGAATCCTGATTGGAAAAGATAATGCATAAAAAATAGCAATTTTACCTTCTCCCTCaaactcttttccttctcttatccATTGCATGGATAAGAGGTtctaaaaataaagcaggaagttagatttattcattgattttttttccatttattaaccACTCTCAGTTGAGATAGGAGGTCCTGACAATACAGAATGATGAAAGcaatttttttccctgggtgggagcgGGAACATTTGTCATCAGAAGTTTTAGCTGAGGGTTGTGGCTGTTCTATGCAGATAGTAGCTCATTCTCTCTGGGGAAGGTGATGAAGGCATCCCAATAGAGACACCCTTTGGGACTGGAAATGGGAATGGGGATTTTCAGAGAAAATAAGGCAATGTCATTTCAAGCAAAGAACAGCATATACTAAACCACAGGGACTTCAGACAGCCCAGTGTCTTTAAGGAACCTCTGAAACTCTGGGTGGCTGGAGTGTAGGATGAACAGGAGGCAGGAAGAGGAGACCAGATGAAAAGGAACAGGGGATTTATTCAGGCAGGAGAGGTCTGACGGGGCCTAATTTTCTAGGCCTCATAATCTACGCTGAGGACTTTCGAACTTCATGCTGCAGGTAATAACATGTCATTAGAAGTCTTTTAGAAGCGGAACATCAAGTAGATCAAAATTTTAGAAAGAGCTCTGAGGAAATTGTGGGAAATGACCTGAAGCAGGATAAATCAGATACAtcacactagaaaaaaaaatgttaaattctttccttagaaaaagttacTAATCCAGTTTGTTCTTCTGTTGCCGCCTAGTTATTTCTCAAGGGGGTAGCTCAGTAACAAATGCTGTGCCCCGTGAGAATCAGAAGAAAGAAAGCTGTCTTACACATATTAATTCATGCACACTTAGTTAATGGCAACCCAGCTGCAGAATTGTCTATCCCCAAACCTGTCTCTACTCCATTATTATTGCTTCTGTTTATAATTCAGGCTCAGAATTTCTCAACATTTTAGGGCTGTAGTGTTGCAAGGGTCTTCAAACTGGCATCCACACTGAGGTCTAGAGACTGCTCACTCTGCCCTATCTGTACACACAGAGAGAGGTCACCTATCAATACTTtcatctcttccctcctctccttggcAGTGTGGCAACAATGAAATGAGTATCCACCCCACAGACCTAAGTCTGCAGAGGATGAAAACCTACAGTGGACTATAAAGAAAACAGTGCCACTTTGATCATGAATGACACAGCCAGGTGGACGGATTCTTTAGCGCTATACCAGCCTAGCATGCTATTACTtcattttcattatgaatttGGGGCATGTGCTCATTGCACTAGAATAATGAGCACAATAAAATATGTTCAGTGAAAAATCATGTCAAATAGGAAACTGAGGGAAAGGAGTATAGCATAGAAACTATAGCTCATATTCTACCACTCTGTCCAcctcaagaaaaaatatttcaggaCTACCCCCAATACACATGCAAACTAATGATCTATTCTTTCATGAGAAGAAATTTCCCACACATAACTTTAACTCAGTTTTGAATTAGGCTTGGCTGGATAGCCATATATACTGCTAGTTTCTGGAAATTTGATTGGTCTTGAGCAGATATTTGAAATTGTAAGCCACACTTAAGTGAATCAATAATCTTTGAATTCTTTGTAAGCTCTTTGTGAGCAGGACCTTGGCGACATAGTACTTAAGAGCCAAATGTAGAATCCAGATAGTTTGACCCCAAATTCACTGTCTGGATTCAAATCCAATCTGTACCACCTTTTAGTTATATGTTCTTGGTCAAATAGCTTAAACCCTTTAGATTTCTTTACCTACATAATAAGCATCATAATAGAACCTCCTAAGGTAAAGatacaattaaataaaatactaaattatttttatatttcctaaCACATGAGAAATGGTCAATCAATGATATATATTAAGTTTAATCCCCTGGCACAGGGAGATGCTTAACCTATTTTTGTTGAACGGGTGAATAAATAATGGAGAACAAATGAAGCACTCTTTTCACACCTCTGAGTGATCTGGACCTTGGGTAAGAAAACCATATAAATCAATTGACTAAAAGCAGGTCCAGGATTTGAAGAcctagagaagaaaaatattatagaaGATTCAATCCCTTGTCAAAAGTAAGGAGCTGCAGTCATAATGTGAATGGCCTGCAATGTGGTCACTTATGAGTTGCCATTACTGAATTTTCCTAGAAATTCATCCACTAGAAGCTGTGTAGCCTTGGGAAGAGCTTGCAAATGGCAGGATAAAAATATCCCTGCATACAAGGTGGTGTTTTCTTCATAAACTGAAGTGAAGAGGGAAGAGACTTGTCAGAGGCATCTCATGATCCACCAAGAGCTGGTCTTGGTGCTTTCCCAGCCACCACTATGAACCCATGTGGGAGggtggaagagggaaaggaagaagtgccAGCTGCAGTGAGACCTTTCTTTGAGCCTGGAGTCCAACATAAGGTTGCAGAAAAGTCTGGTCTGTCCTCCAGTTCTGTACCATTTAACTAAGCCTCTTTGGCCATTTGGCTGGTTGTTGGCAGTCACTTTAGTTGAGGACAGAAAGACTGCAATCTTACATTAGACACACTCAATATCCACTTATTGTTGCTgattgaaaaaatgttttattggcTTCAGAATGTTTTCAGTTGATTGCTcaatgttggtttttttttctctctctttcaatcagtaagtgaaagaaatagtgactttaaaaaattattttagatgaCTTTTCTTAATGACTTAGGAAATGTTTCAtgaaacctgggtgtggtggtacaggcctgtgatcccagcactcagaaggctgaggcaggaggatggtgagattgaggccagcctgtcccaaaataggaaggaagaaaggaaggggtgggggggtgggaggaagggaggaaagaagaaaggaaggaaagaaaggaaggaaaaaaaccatGTTCTTGAGTCATTTCTCTTCATTGATAAGTAATATTCTACTTTTCCCAACTTCCCGAAGCAATACTGGCTGATCTATATATGAAtcatgggaggaaggagaggtgGTGTACCTCTCTTATCCAGTTCTTTccctgggaaggagggagggaggtcaGTGATTCCCTGCTTTTTCTAGATAGCTACTTTACTGCCCCCTTCACCTCTTCTGCTCACCCCAGCCCAGGGGATTCACACATATTATTCTGGAACACTGATACCTAATTCCTCATGA contains:
- the Art4 gene encoding ecto-ADP-ribosyltransferase 4, yielding MRLQGQRRAFHNSTRCPVISRCKRILLPGTAVGSPAMRAWLLRGQLPLLLLLCGLQTPMGSTEVTIKIDIDLAPDSFDDQYQGCSKQVLEKLNQGDYFTKELEARKNYSRVWQKAHLTWLSQEKDVPKDMTITHAVVLLVYTLNSNVRADFSETMASAARSPQQYKQSFHFKYLHYYLTSAIQLLRKEMIMKNGSLCYEVHHGMKDVHFKANIGATIRFGQFLSTSLLREEAQKFGSQTLFTIFTCLGVPVQNFSLKKEVLIPPYELFEVVNVSYHTKGDWLHLRSAGNMSTYNCQLLKASSKKCIPVPTIIASLSFLASVIISSKSTV